A single genomic interval of Hafnia alvei harbors:
- a CDS encoding glycine zipper 2TM domain-containing protein, which produces MNKSMLAGVGIGVAAALSVAAVASLDVFSTGPRYAQVLSATPIHESVKTPRQQCRNVTVTHRRPVQDENRIAGSVLGAVAGGVLGHQIGNGRGKDVATVVGALGGGYAGNQVQGAMQNNDTYTSTQQRCSTVYDKSQKLLGYDVTYKIGDQQGRVRMDKDPGTQIPVDRNGQLVLNQSV; this is translated from the coding sequence GTGAATAAATCAATGTTGGCAGGTGTTGGTATCGGCGTAGCCGCAGCGTTAAGCGTTGCTGCAGTAGCAAGTTTAGACGTGTTTAGCACTGGACCGCGTTATGCGCAGGTACTCTCAGCAACGCCGATTCATGAGTCAGTGAAGACCCCACGGCAGCAGTGTCGTAATGTCACGGTAACGCATCGCCGTCCGGTACAAGACGAAAATCGAATAGCGGGTTCTGTGCTAGGCGCAGTGGCGGGTGGGGTATTAGGCCATCAAATCGGTAACGGGCGCGGCAAAGATGTGGCGACCGTGGTTGGGGCATTAGGCGGTGGCTATGCCGGTAATCAGGTTCAGGGCGCAATGCAAAACAACGACACCTATACCAGCACCCAGCAACGCTGCTCAACCGTTTACGACAAATCGCAGAAACTGTTGGGCTACGACGTCACCTACAAAATTGGCGATCAGCAAGGGCGCGTGCGCATGGATAAAGATCCGGGTACCCAAATTCCCGTTGACCGTAACGGCCAGCTGGTGCTGAACCAAAGCGTGTAA
- a CDS encoding DUF1996 domain-containing protein, with protein sequence MKHCVALLLVLFSSLLLNPFFAYADNYQTSVNCAYSHTLGDDAILMYGMPNHAMWHDFFGNQKTDAYSTYVTLREAAGTTCDTLADSSAYWAPAMRLPNQQTAPPKYTKVYYQTVNSTQYPLTSLPEGLQLLAGNHTGTAENPYISFFCNDGSGYSNSDQRICQRASDGTLQVDIGIRFPNCWDGHTLKAKPSGSPAKPNAVYSNSDGSCPVDYPKHIPTINMNVAYIINGYDKLDLTQVQLSLDPIMNGEQRIEQWGTMYTAHGDFINGWSPDAAKFMTERCMNNNYDCTGHMPYSYSDPIADTYVSNLADSDKNFGSQTQMLALGDISNSSALNNPMKIALVKYKIPPMPTQYPADQTALFSYKLRLSGGILTTPANAITMYAYPANTNWDENSVTWNNRPSCDVSSWSSLYLDNAVSYREFDVTTLVQKARQKGQTEIAFCIAGDSKTSGYTYSFSTKETPYLSQLRVVATQPGGE encoded by the coding sequence ATGAAGCATTGCGTTGCATTACTATTAGTACTCTTCTCTTCGCTGCTGCTTAATCCATTTTTTGCATATGCGGATAATTATCAAACTAGCGTCAACTGTGCGTATAGCCATACATTAGGTGACGACGCTATTCTCATGTATGGCATGCCTAATCATGCTATGTGGCATGACTTTTTTGGTAACCAAAAAACCGACGCATATTCAACTTATGTAACACTTCGTGAAGCAGCAGGAACCACCTGTGACACTTTAGCTGACTCTTCAGCCTATTGGGCACCGGCCATGAGATTGCCAAACCAGCAAACTGCACCGCCTAAATACACCAAAGTCTATTATCAAACCGTCAACAGCACACAATATCCATTGACCTCCTTACCTGAAGGGTTACAGCTATTGGCCGGCAACCATACTGGAACAGCGGAAAACCCTTACATTTCATTCTTTTGTAACGATGGTTCGGGTTATAGCAATAGTGACCAACGCATATGCCAGCGTGCATCTGACGGCACATTACAGGTCGATATCGGAATTCGATTCCCTAACTGTTGGGATGGACATACGCTGAAAGCTAAGCCGTCAGGTTCACCAGCAAAACCGAATGCGGTTTATTCTAATAGCGATGGTTCCTGTCCTGTAGATTATCCAAAGCATATCCCAACGATAAATATGAACGTCGCCTATATTATTAATGGCTATGACAAATTGGATTTAACTCAGGTTCAATTGTCATTAGACCCGATCATGAATGGCGAACAACGAATTGAACAATGGGGAACGATGTATACCGCTCACGGTGATTTTATTAATGGCTGGTCACCCGATGCAGCAAAATTTATGACAGAACGCTGCATGAATAATAATTATGACTGTACAGGCCATATGCCATATAGCTATAGCGATCCTATTGCTGACACCTACGTCAGTAATTTAGCTGACAGTGACAAAAATTTTGGCTCACAAACCCAAATGCTAGCGCTAGGCGATATATCAAACAGCAGCGCACTGAATAATCCCATGAAGATTGCGCTGGTAAAATATAAAATCCCACCTATGCCGACCCAATATCCCGCAGATCAAACGGCGCTATTCAGCTATAAGTTAAGATTATCAGGCGGTATTCTCACCACACCGGCAAATGCCATCACTATGTATGCGTATCCTGCCAACACTAACTGGGATGAAAATAGCGTTACGTGGAATAACCGCCCATCGTGCGATGTGTCCAGCTGGAGTTCGTTGTATTTAGATAATGCTGTTTCCTACCGAGAGTTTGATGTTACGACACTGGTGCAAAAAGCGCGGCAAAAAGGACAAACTGAAATTGCCTTCTGCATAGCTGGTGATAGTAAAACATCAGGATATACCTATTCGTTTAGCACCAAAGAGACGCCTTACCTGTCTCAGTTACGCGTTGTTGCTACCCAGCCAGGTGGAGAATAA
- a CDS encoding NAD(P)/FAD-dependent oxidoreductase produces the protein MSASKKKIVIVGGGAGGLELATSLGHKLGRKDKAEIILIDRNHSHLWKPLLHEVATGSLDDGVDALSYLAHARNHHFTFQLGSLTNIDRAAQQLTLADIRDEQGEILVPQRELSYDILVMALGSTSNDFGTPGVKDNCIFLDNPHQARRFHNEMLNLFLKFSAQKDKAAKVNIAIVGGGATGVELSAELHNAVKQLHSYGFEGLSSEALNVTLVEAGERILPALPPRISGAAHSELTKLGVRVLTKTMVTSADKNGLNTKDGEFIPADLMVWAAGIKAPDFMKDIGGLETNRINQLVVEPTLQTTRDPNIFAIGDCASCPQPTGGFVPPRAQAAHQMASRCYANILAQLKGGNMKPYVYKDHGSLVSLSKFSTVGSLMGNLMRGSMMVEGRIARMVYISLYRMHQIALHGYIKTGLMMLVGGINRVIRPRLKLH, from the coding sequence TTGAGCGCATCTAAGAAAAAAATCGTGATTGTCGGCGGTGGTGCGGGCGGTCTCGAGCTGGCAACCAGTCTGGGCCATAAACTCGGTCGTAAAGACAAAGCGGAAATCATTCTGATTGACCGTAACCATAGCCACTTGTGGAAACCACTACTGCATGAGGTTGCAACCGGATCGTTGGATGACGGCGTGGATGCGTTGAGCTATCTGGCTCATGCGCGTAATCACCACTTCACCTTCCAACTGGGTTCGTTGACCAACATCGATCGCGCTGCGCAGCAGCTGACGCTGGCAGACATTCGCGACGAGCAGGGTGAAATTCTGGTACCACAGCGCGAGCTGTCGTATGACATTTTGGTGATGGCGTTGGGTAGTACCTCGAATGATTTCGGTACACCGGGCGTGAAAGATAACTGCATTTTCTTAGATAACCCGCATCAGGCTCGTCGTTTCCACAACGAAATGCTGAATCTGTTCCTGAAGTTCTCGGCGCAAAAAGATAAAGCGGCGAAGGTGAATATCGCGATTGTGGGTGGCGGAGCGACCGGCGTTGAGCTGTCTGCGGAGCTGCACAATGCGGTTAAGCAACTGCACAGCTATGGTTTTGAAGGCCTGAGCAGTGAAGCGCTAAACGTGACGTTAGTTGAGGCGGGCGAGCGAATTCTTCCTGCGCTGCCTCCCCGAATTTCTGGTGCAGCACACAGTGAACTGACGAAGTTAGGCGTGCGCGTTCTGACCAAAACCATGGTTACCAGCGCGGATAAAAATGGCCTCAACACGAAAGATGGTGAATTTATTCCTGCCGATCTGATGGTGTGGGCGGCGGGCATTAAAGCGCCTGATTTCATGAAAGATATTGGCGGTTTAGAGACTAACCGTATCAACCAATTAGTGGTTGAGCCAACGCTGCAAACCACGCGCGATCCGAATATCTTCGCGATTGGTGACTGTGCGTCATGCCCGCAGCCAACCGGCGGATTTGTTCCTCCGCGTGCTCAGGCCGCGCACCAGATGGCTTCTCGCTGCTACGCCAACATTTTGGCACAGCTCAAAGGCGGCAATATGAAGCCTTACGTGTACAAAGACCACGGTTCACTGGTTTCTTTGTCTAAATTCAGCACCGTTGGCAGCCTGATGGGCAACCTGATGCGTGGTTCAATGATGGTAGAGGGGCGTATTGCGCGTATGGTTTATATTTCGCTGTACCGTATGCACCAAATCGCGCTGCACGGCTATATCAAGACCGGGCTGATGATGCTGGTCGGTGGCATCAATCGCGTGATTCGTCCGCGTTTGAAACTGCACTAA
- a CDS encoding carbon starvation CstA family protein gives MKNVRSGLIWLLVALIGAYAFGMLALSRGEHINAVWLVIAAIACYSIAYRFYSLFIAEKVFELDDRRLTPAERHNDGLDYVPTNKWVLFGHHFAAIAGAGPLVGPILAAQMGFLPGTIWILVGVMLAGAVQDFLVLFISTRRDGRSLGEMAKQELGSFAGVITMLGALGVMIIILSALALVVVKALADSPWGLFTIAATIPIALFMGVYMRYLRPGKIAEVSIIGFVLMMAAIIYGGDIAMHPYWGPFFTLHGTTLTWVLVIYGFIASVLPVWLLLAPRDYLSTFLKIGVIAGLAVGIVFAAPEMKMPAVTRFIDGTGPVFSGSLFPFLFITIACGAISGFHALVSSGTTPKLIERESHIRFIGYGAMLMESFVAIMALICASVIDPGVYFAMNSPAALIGTTVENASQVINSWGFVVTPETLAMIAKDVGENSILSRAGGAPTFAVGMAHIITEVFNSRAMMAFWYHFAILFEALFILTAVDAGTRACRFMVQDLVGVAIPSLANNRSWFGNLAGTTVAVAGWGFFVYQGVVDPLGGINTLWPLFGIGNQMLASMALILGTVVLFKMKKQRYAWVTILPTVWLFVTSMTAGWQKIFHEKASIGFLAQAKRFSAGIDSGTLIAPAKTIKDMETIVINNYINAALCGFFMLVAITMLISAFFVIRRALNANQPTVHETTPALREEKSHG, from the coding sequence ATGAAGAACGTCCGATCCGGCCTGATTTGGCTATTGGTGGCGTTAATCGGCGCTTATGCTTTTGGCATGCTAGCGCTGAGCCGTGGTGAACATATTAACGCGGTGTGGCTGGTGATAGCCGCTATTGCCTGTTACAGCATTGCCTACCGTTTTTACAGTCTTTTCATTGCTGAAAAAGTGTTTGAACTCGATGACCGTCGATTAACACCCGCCGAGCGCCACAACGATGGTTTGGACTATGTGCCAACTAACAAATGGGTGCTATTCGGGCATCACTTTGCGGCGATTGCCGGAGCGGGTCCGCTAGTCGGCCCCATTTTGGCGGCGCAAATGGGCTTTTTACCCGGTACCATTTGGATTTTGGTTGGTGTCATGCTAGCGGGCGCAGTGCAGGACTTTTTAGTCCTGTTTATTTCGACTCGTCGTGATGGCCGGTCGCTGGGCGAAATGGCTAAACAAGAGCTGGGCTCTTTTGCAGGCGTCATCACGATGCTTGGCGCATTAGGCGTGATGATTATCATCCTCTCAGCCTTGGCTCTGGTGGTAGTTAAAGCCTTAGCTGACAGTCCGTGGGGGCTGTTTACCATTGCCGCTACGATCCCTATCGCTCTGTTTATGGGCGTGTACATGCGTTATCTGCGCCCGGGGAAAATTGCGGAAGTCTCGATCATTGGCTTTGTTCTGATGATGGCCGCGATTATCTACGGCGGCGATATCGCCATGCACCCTTATTGGGGGCCTTTCTTTACTCTACACGGCACCACGCTAACGTGGGTGTTGGTTATTTATGGCTTCATTGCTTCCGTACTGCCGGTTTGGTTGCTGCTGGCACCGCGCGATTATTTATCGACCTTCCTGAAAATTGGCGTGATCGCCGGTTTAGCCGTGGGGATTGTCTTTGCTGCGCCAGAGATGAAAATGCCAGCGGTAACCCGCTTCATTGACGGCACTGGCCCGGTATTCTCCGGCAGCCTATTCCCATTCTTGTTTATTACCATTGCCTGCGGCGCCATCTCAGGTTTCCATGCGCTGGTTTCCAGCGGCACAACGCCGAAACTCATCGAGCGTGAAAGCCATATTCGCTTTATCGGCTATGGTGCCATGTTGATGGAGTCATTCGTGGCCATCATGGCATTAATCTGCGCCTCGGTTATCGACCCTGGCGTCTATTTCGCCATGAACTCCCCTGCGGCACTGATCGGTACTACGGTAGAAAATGCCTCACAGGTGATTAATAGCTGGGGTTTTGTCGTCACTCCTGAAACGCTTGCCATGATTGCCAAAGACGTGGGTGAGAATTCCATTCTGTCACGCGCCGGTGGTGCACCGACCTTCGCCGTTGGCATGGCACATATCATCACCGAGGTCTTCAACAGCCGCGCCATGATGGCGTTTTGGTATCACTTTGCCATTCTGTTTGAAGCACTGTTCATTCTGACCGCCGTGGATGCGGGTACGCGCGCCTGTCGTTTTATGGTGCAAGATCTGGTTGGTGTCGCAATTCCAAGCTTAGCCAACAACCGTTCTTGGTTTGGTAATCTGGCAGGAACCACGGTGGCCGTTGCCGGCTGGGGCTTCTTCGTTTATCAAGGCGTGGTCGATCCGCTAGGAGGAATTAATACGCTCTGGCCGCTGTTTGGTATCGGTAACCAAATGCTGGCCTCGATGGCGTTAATTCTCGGCACGGTCGTGCTGTTCAAGATGAAAAAGCAGCGCTACGCATGGGTGACCATTCTGCCAACGGTCTGGTTATTCGTGACTTCAATGACCGCTGGCTGGCAGAAGATTTTCCATGAGAAAGCCAGCATTGGTTTCTTAGCACAGGCCAAACGGTTCTCTGCGGGGATCGATTCAGGCACCCTCATTGCACCTGCGAAAACCATCAAAGATATGGAAACCATTGTGATAAATAACTACATCAACGCCGCGCTGTGTGGCTTCTTTATGTTGGTTGCCATCACCATGCTGATTTCTGCTTTCTTTGTTATTCGCCGTGCACTCAATGCCAACCAGCCGACGGTGCACGAGACAACGCCGGCACTGCGTGAGGAAAAATCACATGGCTGA
- a CDS encoding YbdD/YjiX family protein — translation MIKSGLPWKRQAQPNMVILRCLPLSLGESHPTSAWQWVKLMYRRAAQSLRLMVGVQDYQNYVRHQQLHHPENTPMTEREFHRYCLEARFPSKGGKLGKCPC, via the coding sequence ATGATCAAAAGCGGTCTGCCGTGGAAAAGGCAGGCGCAGCCGAATATGGTTATCCTGCGCTGTTTGCCACTTTCGCTGGGTGAGTCACACCCAACGTCGGCATGGCAGTGGGTAAAACTGATGTATCGGCGAGCCGCACAAAGTTTGCGTTTGATGGTTGGCGTGCAAGATTATCAGAACTACGTGCGCCACCAGCAGCTACATCATCCTGAAAATACGCCAATGACAGAGCGTGAATTTCATCGCTATTGCTTAGAGGCACGCTTCCCAAGCAAGGGGGGGAAATTGGGCAAATGCCCATGCTGA
- the fsa gene encoding fructose-6-phosphate aldolase — protein sequence MELYLDTADVIAVKRLARVLPLQGVTTNPSIIAKEGKSVWEVLPALRDALGGSGKLFAQVMANDSERMVTEAVMLTERISGVIVKIPTTAEGLAAIKQLNTMNIATLGTAVYGAGQGLLAAMAGAAYVAPYVNRVDAQGGDGIGMVRELHQLLKMHAPNSRVLAASFKTPRQALDCMLVGCEAITLPVDIAEQMLLSPAVQSAVEKFEQDWQGAFGTNLLG from the coding sequence ATGGAACTGTATCTGGATACGGCCGATGTCATTGCGGTGAAAAGGCTGGCGCGTGTTTTACCCTTGCAAGGGGTGACAACCAACCCAAGTATTATTGCCAAAGAGGGTAAATCTGTATGGGAGGTTTTGCCGGCTTTGCGAGATGCGCTGGGCGGTTCGGGTAAACTTTTTGCGCAGGTGATGGCTAACGATTCGGAACGCATGGTGACGGAGGCGGTTATGCTGACCGAGCGTATTTCTGGCGTGATCGTGAAAATCCCGACCACGGCAGAGGGGCTGGCAGCCATCAAACAGCTGAATACAATGAATATCGCCACGCTTGGCACCGCGGTATATGGTGCAGGCCAAGGGTTGCTGGCGGCTATGGCCGGAGCAGCCTACGTTGCCCCTTATGTTAATCGGGTTGATGCGCAGGGCGGCGATGGTATCGGCATGGTGCGAGAATTACATCAATTGCTGAAGATGCATGCGCCAAATTCTCGCGTGCTGGCAGCGAGCTTTAAAACGCCACGCCAGGCATTGGACTGCATGTTGGTGGGGTGTGAGGCGATCACGCTGCCGGTCGATATTGCAGAACAAATGTTGCTGAGCCCCGCAGTGCAGTCTGCCGTTGAGAAATTTGAACAAGATTGGCAGGGTGCGTTTGGCACCAATCTGCTGGGCTAG
- a CDS encoding glycyl-radical enzyme activating protein, protein MLFNLQRYSTHDGPGIRTVVFLKGCSLGCRWCQNPESRSRARELLYDARLCLEGCQLCEQCVPHAIQRENSGVTIDRHAIAERDLDRLETCCPTGALSVCGSALDLDEVMGSVLRDLPFYQRTGGGITLSGGEPFMQPEACAELLKRSHQHQIHTAVESCLHVPWHNIEPSLEFLDLLLADLKHVNANTFKQWTDGSAKRVMDNFCRLATRGVNMTIRVPLIPDFNADEQSIRAITNFAADELGAKEIHFLPYHTLGINKYRLLDMPYIAADKPLDNPELLDFAQQYARDKGLTALLRG, encoded by the coding sequence ATGCTATTTAACCTGCAACGTTATTCGACCCATGATGGTCCAGGGATCCGCACAGTGGTATTTCTGAAAGGGTGCTCCTTAGGGTGTCGTTGGTGTCAAAATCCAGAGAGTCGCTCACGAGCCCGTGAACTGCTGTATGACGCAAGACTGTGCCTAGAAGGGTGTCAGCTATGCGAACAGTGTGTGCCGCACGCCATTCAACGAGAGAATAGTGGCGTCACGATCGATCGTCATGCGATCGCTGAGCGCGATTTAGATCGTCTTGAGACATGTTGCCCTACGGGCGCGTTGTCTGTATGCGGGTCGGCACTGGATCTGGATGAGGTGATGGGGTCGGTGCTGCGAGACTTGCCTTTTTATCAGCGAACCGGCGGCGGAATAACCCTTTCTGGCGGCGAGCCTTTCATGCAGCCCGAAGCCTGCGCAGAATTGCTGAAGCGCAGCCATCAACACCAAATTCATACTGCCGTTGAATCCTGCCTGCATGTGCCTTGGCATAACATTGAGCCCAGCCTTGAGTTTCTGGATCTATTGTTAGCCGATTTAAAGCATGTTAACGCAAACACCTTTAAACAATGGACTGACGGCTCTGCTAAACGCGTGATGGACAATTTTTGCCGTCTCGCCACGCGCGGCGTCAATATGACGATCCGTGTTCCACTCATTCCCGATTTTAACGCCGACGAACAATCCATTCGCGCAATCACCAACTTCGCCGCCGATGAACTCGGCGCCAAAGAGATTCATTTTCTGCCCTACCACACACTCGGCATCAATAAATACCGCCTGCTGGATATGCCTTATATAGCGGCGGATAAGCCATTGGATAACCCAGAGTTACTGGACTTTGCGCAGCAATACGCCCGCGATAAAGGTCTTACCGCTCTGCTACGAGGATAA
- a CDS encoding formate C-acetyltransferase/glycerol dehydratase family glycyl radical enzyme produces the protein MTQLDLTSLSPRIRAHKEALIHIVKPPVCTERAQHYTEMYQQHQDKPLPVRRALALAHHLQQRTIWIKHDELIIGNQASEVRAAPIFPEYTVSWIEQEIDELADRPGAGFSVSEENKAVLHKICPWWRGQTVQDRCYGMFTDEQKALLSTGIIKAEGNMTSGDAHLAVNFPLLLEKGLDGLRDKVDERRSRLQLTDWDDLHKEQFLKSIDIALSALSDHILRYAELAKSMAEQESRPERQAELRHIAANCELIAHQPPQTFWQALQLCYFMQLVLQIESNGHSVSFGRLDQYLYPWYRRDVELKQSISREFAIELLHGCWLKLLEVNKIRSGSHSKASAGSPLYQNVTIGGQTLLNGQPQDAVNPLSYTVLESCGRLRSTQPNLSVRYHAGISNDFLDACVQVIRCGFGMPAFNNDEIVIPEFIKLGVEPQDAYDYAAIGCIETAVGGKWGYRCTGMSFINFARVMLAALEQGRDATSQKTFLPQELALSKGNFETFDQVMNAWDEQIRYFTRKSIEIECVVDTVLEENAHDIICSALVDDCIERGKSVKQGGAKYDWVSGLQVGIANLGNSLAAVRKLVFEQGVIGQQQLAAALANDFDGLDGELLRQRLMNNAPKYGNDEDDVDNLLVRAYQTYIDELKQYHNTRFGRGPIGGTYYAGTSSISANVPFGAATQATPDGRKAKTPLAEGASPASGTDHLGPTAVFNSLGKLPTAAILGGVLLNQKLNPATLENTRDREKLMLMLRTFFEVHKGWHVQYNIVSRETLLEAKARPERYRDLVVRVAGYSAFFTALSPDAQDDIIARTEHTL, from the coding sequence ATGACCCAACTCGATTTAACTTCGCTGTCGCCACGTATTCGCGCTCATAAAGAGGCGCTAATCCATATCGTTAAGCCACCGGTGTGTACCGAACGTGCACAGCACTATACCGAGATGTACCAACAGCATCAGGATAAACCGCTGCCCGTACGCAGGGCACTGGCGTTAGCCCACCATCTCCAGCAACGCACCATCTGGATTAAACATGATGAGCTGATCATCGGCAATCAGGCCAGTGAAGTGCGTGCCGCGCCGATATTTCCTGAGTATACGGTCAGTTGGATTGAGCAGGAAATCGACGAACTGGCGGATCGCCCTGGCGCTGGATTCTCTGTCTCAGAGGAAAATAAAGCGGTATTGCATAAAATCTGCCCGTGGTGGCGAGGCCAAACCGTTCAAGATCGCTGCTACGGTATGTTTACCGACGAGCAAAAAGCCCTACTCTCAACCGGTATCATTAAAGCAGAAGGCAATATGACCTCCGGTGATGCCCATCTAGCGGTCAATTTCCCGCTGCTGTTGGAGAAAGGATTGGACGGACTGCGGGATAAAGTCGACGAACGCCGCAGCCGTTTGCAGCTCACCGACTGGGACGATCTGCACAAGGAGCAGTTCCTAAAGTCGATTGATATCGCCCTAAGCGCCCTTAGCGATCATATTTTACGCTACGCGGAGCTGGCGAAAAGCATGGCGGAACAGGAGAGTCGGCCTGAACGTCAGGCTGAACTGCGCCATATTGCTGCAAACTGTGAATTGATTGCACATCAGCCACCGCAAACCTTCTGGCAAGCGCTGCAGCTGTGCTATTTCATGCAGTTGGTGTTACAGATCGAATCCAACGGACATTCGGTTTCATTTGGCCGCCTCGATCAATACCTTTATCCATGGTATCGCCGCGACGTGGAGCTGAAGCAAAGCATCAGCCGTGAATTTGCCATTGAGCTATTGCACGGTTGCTGGCTGAAATTGTTAGAAGTGAATAAAATTCGCTCGGGTTCACACTCAAAAGCCTCTGCCGGTAGCCCGCTCTACCAAAACGTCACCATCGGCGGACAAACGTTGTTAAACGGCCAGCCGCAGGATGCCGTCAACCCCCTGTCTTACACCGTTTTAGAATCCTGTGGACGATTACGCTCTACGCAGCCGAACCTCAGCGTTCGATATCATGCGGGCATAAGCAATGATTTCCTCGATGCCTGCGTACAGGTCATTCGTTGTGGCTTTGGCATGCCAGCGTTTAATAACGATGAAATCGTGATCCCTGAGTTTATCAAACTGGGCGTTGAACCGCAGGATGCCTATGATTATGCCGCTATTGGATGCATCGAAACCGCCGTCGGCGGAAAATGGGGATATCGATGCACCGGAATGAGCTTCATCAACTTCGCCCGTGTGATGCTGGCCGCATTAGAACAAGGCCGCGATGCAACCAGTCAAAAAACATTTCTACCGCAAGAATTAGCGCTGTCTAAAGGTAACTTTGAGACGTTCGATCAGGTCATGAACGCTTGGGATGAGCAAATCCGTTACTTCACTCGCAAATCAATCGAAATTGAATGCGTTGTGGATACCGTGCTTGAAGAAAATGCCCATGACATTATCTGTTCTGCGCTCGTTGATGACTGCATCGAAAGAGGCAAAAGCGTGAAGCAAGGCGGCGCTAAATATGACTGGGTCTCTGGCCTACAGGTCGGCATCGCTAACCTCGGTAACAGCTTAGCGGCAGTACGAAAATTAGTCTTCGAACAAGGCGTTATCGGCCAGCAACAGCTTGCCGCGGCGCTGGCAAATGATTTTGATGGTTTAGACGGTGAACTGCTGCGCCAGAGACTGATGAACAATGCGCCGAAATATGGCAACGACGAAGATGACGTAGATAACTTGCTGGTTCGTGCCTATCAGACCTATATTGATGAACTGAAACAGTACCATAATACCCGTTTTGGTCGTGGGCCGATCGGCGGAACCTACTATGCGGGGACGTCATCCATTTCGGCTAACGTGCCTTTTGGTGCGGCCACGCAGGCCACACCAGATGGACGCAAAGCCAAAACGCCACTGGCGGAAGGCGCAAGCCCGGCATCGGGAACCGATCATCTTGGGCCCACGGCGGTATTTAACTCTTTAGGCAAACTCCCCACCGCCGCAATTCTAGGTGGCGTGTTGCTGAATCAGAAACTCAATCCAGCTACGCTGGAAAATACGCGCGATCGAGAAAAACTGATGCTGATGCTGCGCACCTTCTTTGAAGTGCATAAAGGCTGGCACGTGCAGTACAACATCGTTTCACGCGAAACACTGCTGGAAGCAAAAGCGCGCCCAGAACGGTATCGCGATCTTGTGGTGCGCGTAGCGGGCTACTCAGCGTTCTTTACGGCCTTATCTCCTGACGCTCAGGATGATATCATCGCGCGTACCGAACATACGCTTTGA
- a CDS encoding DNA-binding transcriptional regulator YciT, with protein sequence MNSRQQAILQYVNDTRRISVADLARDTGVSEVTIRQDLNLLEKRNYLKRIHGYAVALESDDVDARMMINFTLKQKLAAYAASLVNDGETIFIENGSTNALLARYLAERKRVTLVTVSTYIAHLLKETDCDVILMGGLYQKRSETMVGPLTRQCIQQVYFNKAFLGIDGFHPETGFTGRDMMRADIANTVLAKGVENIVLTDSSKFGQINPNPLQPTHAINRVITDYRLNDEYRNHLKKLNIQLDIVYEEQGTL encoded by the coding sequence ATGAATTCAAGACAGCAAGCTATTCTCCAATATGTCAACGACACACGCCGCATTAGCGTGGCCGATCTGGCACGTGATACCGGTGTTTCAGAGGTGACGATCCGTCAAGATCTGAACCTATTGGAAAAACGTAACTATCTAAAACGTATCCACGGATACGCCGTAGCGCTAGAAAGCGACGATGTAGATGCTCGAATGATGATTAATTTCACGTTAAAACAAAAATTGGCAGCCTACGCGGCATCTTTGGTTAACGATGGTGAAACAATTTTTATCGAAAATGGCAGTACCAATGCCCTTCTCGCCCGTTATCTGGCAGAGCGCAAACGCGTTACGCTGGTGACCGTAAGCACCTACATTGCCCACCTGCTGAAAGAAACGGATTGTGACGTCATTTTAATGGGTGGACTGTACCAAAAGCGCAGTGAAACAATGGTAGGCCCGCTAACCCGCCAATGTATCCAGCAGGTTTACTTCAACAAAGCTTTCCTCGGCATTGATGGTTTTCACCCAGAAACAGGCTTTACCGGTCGCGATATGATGCGCGCCGATATCGCCAATACGGTTTTAGCCAAAGGCGTTGAAAACATCGTGCTGACAGACTCTTCAAAATTCGGCCAAATTAACCCCAACCCATTGCAGCCCACTCACGCGATTAATCGGGTGATCACCGATTATCGTTTAAACGATGAATACAGAAACCATCTCAAAAAACTAAATATTCAGCTCGATATCGTTTATGAGGAGCAGGGTACGCTATGA
- a CDS encoding DUF2164 domain-containing protein: MSEMTFSREQTSQMVHKLQKYLQAELDVEIGDFDAEFLLDFFAKELGAHFYNQGMADALRVVEEKTEDLVDTLTWLQKPVD, from the coding sequence ATGAGTGAAATGACCTTCAGCCGTGAACAGACCTCGCAGATGGTCCACAAATTACAAAAATATCTACAGGCTGAATTAGACGTTGAAATTGGTGATTTTGATGCAGAATTCTTGCTGGATTTCTTTGCCAAAGAGCTCGGCGCGCATTTTTATAATCAAGGGATGGCTGACGCACTGCGCGTAGTAGAAGAAAAAACGGAAGATCTTGTCGATACGCTGACTTGGCTGCAAAAGCCTGTCGATTAA